A stretch of Lactiplantibacillus brownii DNA encodes these proteins:
- a CDS encoding bacterial Ig-like domain-containing protein: MRKEQYNKLYYKMYKKGRFWVFAGVAVATMNVGTLISHADATGQTTANATSSEKTDVSSSGESQVVLKSSSATSESNRTDDKSDAETSADSSSVTKDTQADQTEKSAAQSGQGTVENAADDATKSSSSDDTKATTAGTVTDEVQQTDTKQASADSQSTSTISGNNATSAKSNTTTTADSNVPLTKANDTADATGAAVETVANLAKTETDSNSQLIQQATVTNRQQLTNDALGAAAVQDNKLSRANLVKSNDVTVLGSSTWGTSAWCVTSDGVLTIGTGTLGTVGVPWEDSSLRSRITKVIIAPNVIAGDSITHMFFKLPADDDLTEIDGLENLDVSKTTDLGFLFCGDKVADLSGIKDWDTSNVTDMNSMFAANPVIDSSNLPVEHWNVGKVETFNNMFSSTNIQSLDLSNWNVGVGGQNTTFGGMFLTEPKMKSLNVSGWNMTHATQVAYLFEDAVQLQSLDMSGWDLRDFKYSGDLFSGDTNLRSLTLSENMRLMFYMKALDIYSDSELPAVPTPEHTWKNTTSETTYTSDELMNLYSNFNSNIPTGTITYVWSPAVRSSIETKDLTFIAGPNESWGRKESLTKLIDGDGTTDLLLNDNISPWVTIFSVNGDADIHRIDVHTPGLGDRDYTVVFAFTDTYGYTQQATAIVHVLESRASLTVTNQTIVLGQQTGWDKLSPIVTATDAAGKTVTDLTGLNLIASDQPDLTTVGDYPITLTYTDSVGVAHRYVVTVHVVENQAMIATKPVTIVAGPTANFDLQAAVINLTDVNGKNVVFKDAKLVADMSQLNLLTVGDQTVKVTYTDGIGVEHISNIAVHVMKTQASLNAKSSELILGPKTTWDAADNFVSATDAAGNSLKVTDVKVAGTVDRTKVGSNTVTYSCTDSAGNVYEAKENIVVKASQASLNAKSSGLTLGPKTTWDAADNFVSAMDAEGNELKVADVKVAGTVDLTRAGSNTVTYSYTDSAGNGYEADAIILVKASQASLKVKSSELILGPKTTWDVVDNFVSTTDAEGVKLAVTDVKVAGTVDLTKIGSNTVTYSYEDSAGNTYEAHAIIVVRASQASLNVKDSSLILGPKTTWDAADNFVSATDAEGNELKVADVKVAGTVNLTKIGSNTVTYSYTDSAGNTYEANAIILVKASQASLKVKSSDLIIGPKTTWDAADNLVSATDAEGNELKVADVKVAGTVNLTKIGSNTVTYSYEDSAGNTYEANAIIVVKASQASLNAKSSELILGPKTTWDAADNFVSATDAEGEKLVAADVKVAGTVNLTKIGSNTVTYSYTDSAGNTYKANAIIVVKVSQASLNAKSSELILGPKTTWDAADNFVSATDAEGVKLVAADVKVAGTVDLTKIGSNTVTYSYADSAGNTYEANAIIVVKASQASLNVKDSSLILGPKTTWNVADNLVSATDAEGNDLKVTGVKVVGTADLTKVGSDTVTYSYEDSAGNVYEADSVVLVKASKASLKAKSSDLIIGPKTTWDAADNFVSATDAEGNDLKVADVKVVGTADLTKVGSNTVMYSYEDSAGNTYEANAIIVVKASQASLKVKSSDLIIGPKTTWDVTDNFVSATDAEGNDLKVTDVKVAGTVDLTGAGSNTVTYSYEDSAGNVYETDAVILVKASQASLNVKDSSLIIGPKTTWHVVDNFVSATDAVGGKLAATDVKVAGTVNLTKIGSNTVTYSYADSAGNTYEANAIIAVKASQASLKVKSSDLIIGPKMTWHVADNFVSAMDAEGNDLKVADVKVAGTVDLTGAGSNTVTYSYTDSAGNVYEADAVILVKASQASLNVKDSSLTIGPKTTWDAADNFVSATDAVGGKLAVTDVKVLGTVDLTKAGSNTVMYSYTDSVGNIYEANAIIVVKASEASLSVKSSKLILGPKTTWDAADNFVSATDAEGVKLVATDVKVAGTVNLTKTGSNTVTYSYTDSAGNVYEAIANIVVKASQASLSVKSSELILGPKTTWDVADNFVSATDAEGGKLVAIDVKVMGTVNLTKAGSNTVTYSYTDSVGNVREANAIIMVKTSQASLKVKSSEIIAGPNVEWTKANNFVSATDAAGNSLKVTDVKVVGTVDPTKAGSNTVMYGYTDSAGNMYQQVAVIMVKDSQASLNAKSSDLILGPKTTWDVADNFVSATDAEGNELKVINVKTMGTVDLTKAGSNTVTYSYTDSAGNIYEADAIILVKASQASLKVKPSELILGPKTTWHVADNFVSATDAEGNDLKITAVKVVGTVDLTQVGSNTVMYVYTDSAGNVYQQAAVITVKDSQASLKAKSSELIAGPKTTWDVADNFTSATDAAGNDLNVKAIKVTGTAKPTQAGNYTIIYSYEDSAGNILEKQIVVVVKRSKISLHVMNSNLIIGPKTTWDTADNFVSATDAVGNNLNVMDVKVVGTVDLTKAGSNTVTYSYTDSVGNSHEAYANIVVKASQASLNVKSSELIAGPKTDWRVADNFVSATDAEGNKLDVADVKTIGIVDLTKAGSNTVTYSYTDSAGNVREAYATILVKNSKASLYVKPSNLILGPKMTWDATDNFVSATDAEGNKLKATDVKVVGTVDLTQAGKNTVTYSYTDSVGNVHEAHATILVKNSKASLNVKSSNLILGPKTTWSAADDFVSATDDEGNQLRVTDVKVDGYADLTKTGYYQVTYSYVDAAGNEFYQTATVVVKKTKAVIDAHNVALVAGPSAKWTPADSFSTAQDADGNTLTLDQLAVNGVVDPTKANNYPVTYSYTDVAGNLIVKSVIIVVKATQATLQVKDSDLIAGPKTAWHAADNFVSATDAEGNQLAVINVQVAGTVNTGIPNDYQIRYYFVDSCGNERSKEITVHVVATQAKVNVVGKTVIAGPSTHWESQDNLVSVVTANGQTIQASEIVLKDNVNLIIAKNESILASYLQKNGTTVVVSGNVDLTTAGQYHIKYLYTDQQGNTVTTNAVITVVTSQADLQIQDSKLSVGETWQPADNVLVAKDSNGQPVTMAQLAVTGAVNMAQAGVYPVMYRYTDVAGNVYTATANITVVAAIQPGTGNENTGNSGTGAVIKPDQPVKPVTPTKPIKPVIKPSQNAVTANQKVTNPVTKPRAVSTVMKPLAATTAINGKPVSLSKAGITLPQTNEVTTKSKQRFGVVLLALSGLTGLVGIGRKRRHN, from the coding sequence ATGAGAAAAGAACAATATAATAAATTATATTATAAAATGTACAAAAAAGGACGTTTCTGGGTTTTTGCTGGCGTAGCGGTGGCGACAATGAATGTGGGGACATTGATTAGTCACGCAGATGCGACGGGTCAAACAACGGCGAACGCAACGTCTAGTGAAAAAACTGACGTAAGTTCTAGCGGCGAATCGCAAGTTGTTTTGAAGTCCAGCAGTGCTACTAGTGAATCAAATAGGACGGACGACAAAAGTGACGCTGAAACATCAGCAGATTCGTCAAGTGTGACTAAAGACACTCAAGCCGATCAGACTGAGAAAAGTGCTGCACAATCTGGACAAGGTACTGTTGAAAATGCCGCTGATGATGCGACTAAAAGTTCATCAAGTGACGATACTAAGGCGACAACTGCTGGAACAGTAACCGATGAAGTCCAGCAAACTGACACTAAACAAGCCAGTGCTGATAGTCAGTCAACCAGCACGATTTCAGGAAATAATGCCACATCTGCCAAAAGTAACACTACAACTACTGCAGATTCCAACGTACCTCTAACCAAAGCTAACGATACTGCAGACGCAACGGGTGCTGCAGTTGAAACTGTTGCCAACCTCGCAAAGACAGAAACTGATAGCAACAGTCAATTAATACAACAAGCAACAGTGACCAACCGGCAACAATTAACAAACGATGCACTGGGTGCTGCCGCGGTTCAAGATAACAAACTATCACGAGCTAACCTAGTAAAGTCCAACGATGTGACAGTGCTTGGTAGTAGTACTTGGGGAACGAGTGCTTGGTGTGTGACCAGTGACGGTGTTCTAACTATTGGAACAGGGACTTTGGGGACCGTTGGTGTTCCGTGGGAAGATTCTAGTCTGCGGTCACGTATCACAAAAGTGATTATTGCCCCCAATGTCATTGCTGGAGACTCTATTACGCATATGTTTTTTAAATTACCTGCTGATGATGATTTAACGGAAATTGATGGGTTAGAAAACTTGGATGTTTCGAAAACAACAGATTTAGGTTTTCTGTTTTGTGGTGATAAAGTTGCTGATCTCTCTGGCATAAAGGATTGGGACACTAGCAATGTGACTGATATGAATTCGATGTTTGCTGCTAATCCGGTAATTGACAGTAGTAATTTGCCAGTTGAACATTGGAATGTTGGCAAAGTTGAGACTTTTAATAATATGTTCAGCAGTACCAATATACAGAGCCTAGACTTAAGCAATTGGAACGTTGGCGTTGGAGGTCAGAATACTACTTTTGGTGGGATGTTTTTGACTGAACCAAAGATGAAATCATTGAATGTCTCTGGTTGGAATATGACGCATGCCACCCAAGTTGCATACTTATTTGAAGATGCTGTTCAATTACAATCTCTAGATATGTCTGGTTGGGATTTACGGGATTTCAAATATAGTGGTGATTTATTTTCTGGTGATACGAATTTAAGGTCTCTGACTTTGAGTGAAAATATGCGTTTAATGTTTTATATGAAAGCACTAGATATATATTCTGATTCTGAATTACCAGCCGTACCAACTCCTGAACACACTTGGAAAAACACAACTAGTGAGACAACTTATACAAGCGATGAATTGATGAATTTGTATAGCAATTTTAATAGCAACATTCCTACTGGTACGATAACCTATGTTTGGTCGCCAGCAGTACGGTCAAGCATTGAAACGAAAGATTTGACCTTTATTGCTGGGCCAAATGAAAGTTGGGGTCGGAAAGAAAGCTTAACTAAATTAATTGATGGTGATGGCACAACTGATTTGTTGCTCAATGATAACATCAGTCCATGGGTCACAATCTTTAGTGTGAATGGTGATGCGGATATTCACAGAATTGATGTTCATACGCCAGGACTTGGTGATCGAGATTATACTGTGGTTTTCGCATTTACAGACACTTATGGCTACACGCAACAAGCGACTGCGATTGTGCATGTTTTGGAAAGTCGGGCAAGTTTAACAGTTACTAACCAAACCATTGTTCTTGGCCAGCAAACGGGCTGGGATAAGTTGAGTCCAATCGTGACAGCTACGGATGCAGCTGGCAAAACAGTTACTGATTTGACAGGGCTCAATTTGATAGCTAGTGATCAGCCTGATTTAACGACCGTGGGTGATTATCCGATTACGTTAACTTATACAGATAGCGTTGGCGTTGCCCACCGGTATGTCGTGACGGTCCACGTAGTTGAAAATCAAGCGATGATTGCAACCAAACCGGTAACAATCGTGGCTGGTCCGACAGCTAATTTTGACCTGCAAGCGGCTGTTATTAATCTCACAGACGTCAACGGGAAAAATGTGGTGTTTAAGGATGCCAAGTTAGTAGCTGATATGAGTCAATTGAATTTACTAACGGTTGGTGATCAAACGGTTAAGGTCACGTATACGGATGGTATAGGTGTTGAACATATCAGCAATATTGCCGTCCATGTAATGAAGACTCAAGCTAGTCTAAATGCCAAATCCAGTGAGTTAATCCTTGGTCCAAAGACAACCTGGGATGCTGCGGATAACTTTGTAAGTGCGACTGACGCTGCCGGTAATAGTTTAAAGGTTACTGATGTTAAGGTCGCTGGAACGGTCGATCGGACTAAAGTGGGCAGTAATACTGTGACATATAGCTGTACGGATAGTGCCGGAAATGTCTATGAAGCAAAGGAAAACATTGTAGTCAAGGCCAGTCAAGCAAGTTTAAATGCTAAATCCAGTGGGTTAACCCTTGGTCCAAAGACAACCTGGGATGCTGCGGATAACTTTGTAAGTGCCATGGATGCTGAAGGAAACGAATTAAAAGTTGCTGATGTTAAGGTCGCGGGAACTGTTGATCTAACCAGAGCAGGTAGTAATACTGTGACGTACAGTTATACAGATAGTGCTGGAAATGGCTATGAAGCGGATGCAATCATTTTAGTTAAGGCAAGTCAAGCTAGTTTAAAAGTTAAATCCAGTGAGTTGATCCTTGGTCCAAAAACGACATGGGATGTTGTTGATAACTTCGTAAGTACGACTGACGCTGAAGGAGTGAAACTAGCTGTTACTGATGTTAAAGTTGCTGGAACGGTGGATTTAACTAAAATTGGTAGTAATACTGTAACGTACAGTTATGAAGATAGCGCCGGGAATACCTATGAAGCACATGCGATTATTGTGGTTAGGGCCAGCCAGGCTAGTCTAAATGTTAAGGATAGCAGTTTAATCCTTGGCCCAAAAACGACCTGGGATGCTGCGGATAACTTTGTAAGTGCGACTGACGCTGAAGGAAACGAATTAAAAGTTGCTGATGTTAAGGTCGCTGGAACAGTGAACTTAACTAAAATTGGTAGTAATACTGTGACGTACAGTTATACAGATAGTGCCGGGAATACTTATGAAGCAAATGCGATTATCTTGGTTAAGGCCAGTCAAGCTAGTTTAAAAGTTAAATCTAGTGACTTAATTATTGGTCCAAAAACGACCTGGGATGCAGCTGATAACCTTGTAAGTGCCACTGACGCTGAAGGAAACGAATTAAAAGTTGCTGATGTTAAGGTCGCTGGAACAGTGAACTTAACTAAAATTGGTAGTAATACTGTAACGTACAGTTATGAAGATAGTGCCGGTAATACCTATGAAGCAAATGCGATTATCGTAGTCAAAGCCAGTCAAGCTAGTTTAAATGCTAAATCCAGTGAGTTGATCCTTGGCCCAAAGACGACCTGGGATGCTGCGGATAACTTTGTAAGTGCTACTGACGCTGAAGGAGAAAAACTAGTTGCTGCTGATGTTAAAGTTGCTGGAACAGTGAACTTAACTAAAATTGGTAGTAATACTGTGACGTACAGTTATACAGATAGTGCCGGGAATACCTATAAAGCAAATGCGATTATTGTAGTCAAAGTCAGTCAAGCTAGTTTAAATGCTAAATCCAGTGAGTTAATCCTTGGTCCAAAAACGACCTGGGATGCTGCGGATAACTTTGTAAGTGCCACTGACGCTGAAGGAGTGAAACTAGTTGCTGCTGATGTTAAAGTTGCTGGAACAGTTGATTTAACTAAAATTGGTAGTAATACTGTAACGTACAGTTATGCAGATAGTGCCGGGAATACCTATGAAGCAAATGCGATTATTGTGGTTAAGGCCAGCCAGGCTAGTCTAAATGTTAAGGATAGCAGTTTAATCCTTGGCCCAAAAACGACCTGGAATGTGGCTGATAACCTTGTAAGTGCCACGGATGCTGAAGGTAACGATTTAAAAGTTACTGGTGTTAAAGTCGTGGGAACGGCTGATCTAACTAAAGTTGGTAGTGATACTGTAACGTACAGTTATGAAGATAGTGCCGGAAATGTCTATGAAGCGGATTCAGTCGTTTTAGTCAAGGCCAGCAAAGCCAGTTTAAAGGCTAAATCCAGTGACTTAATTATTGGTCCAAAAACGACCTGGGATGCAGCTGATAACTTCGTGAGTGCCACTGACGCTGAAGGCAACGATTTAAAGGTTGCTGATGTTAAAGTCGTGGGAACGGCTGATCTAACTAAAGTTGGTAGTAATACTGTAATGTACAGTTATGAAGATAGTGCCGGTAATACCTATGAAGCAAATGCGATTATCGTGGTTAAAGCCAGTCAAGCTAGTTTAAAGGTTAAATCTAGTGACTTAATTATTGGTCCAAAAACGACCTGGGATGTTACGGATAACTTCGTAAGTGCCACTGACGCTGAAGGCAACGATTTAAAGGTTACTGATGTTAAGGTTGCAGGAACTGTTGATCTAACTGGAGCAGGTAGTAATACTGTAACGTATAGTTATGAAGATAGTGCCGGAAATGTCTATGAAACGGATGCAGTCATTTTAGTTAAGGCCAGCCAAGCAAGTTTAAATGTTAAGGATAGCAGTTTAATTATTGGTCCAAAAACAACCTGGCATGTGGTTGATAACTTCGTAAGTGCGACTGACGCTGTAGGAGGGAAACTAGCTGCTACTGATGTTAAAGTCGCTGGAACAGTGAACTTAACTAAAATTGGTAGTAATACTGTAACATACAGTTATGCAGATAGTGCCGGGAATACCTATGAAGCAAATGCGATTATCGCGGTTAAGGCCAGTCAAGCTAGTTTAAAGGTTAAATCTAGTGACTTAATTATTGGTCCAAAAATGACCTGGCATGTGGCTGATAACTTTGTAAGTGCCATGGATGCTGAAGGTAACGATTTAAAGGTTGCTGATGTTAAGGTCGCAGGAACTGTTGATCTAACCGGAGCAGGTAGTAATACTGTGACATACAGTTATACAGACAGTGCCGGAAATGTCTATGAAGCGGACGCAGTCATTTTAGTTAAGGCCAGCCAAGCTAGTCTAAATGTTAAGGATAGCAGTTTAACTATTGGCCCAAAAACGACCTGGGACGCTGCGGATAACTTCGTAAGTGCTACTGATGCTGTAGGAGGGAAACTAGCTGTTACTGATGTTAAAGTCTTGGGAACAGTGGACTTAACTAAAGCAGGTAGTAATACTGTAATGTACAGTTATACAGATAGTGTCGGAAATATCTATGAAGCAAATGCAATTATCGTGGTTAAAGCTAGTGAAGCTAGTTTAAGTGTTAAGTCCAGTAAATTAATCCTTGGTCCAAAAACGACTTGGGATGCTGCGGATAACTTTGTAAGCGCTACTGACGCAGAAGGAGTGAAACTAGTTGCTACTGATGTTAAAGTTGCTGGAACAGTGAACTTAACTAAAACTGGTAGTAATACTGTGACGTACAGTTATACAGATAGTGCCGGAAATGTCTATGAAGCAATTGCGAACATTGTAGTCAAGGCCAGTCAAGCTAGTCTAAGTGTTAAATCCAGTGAGTTAATACTTGGTCCAAAGACGACCTGGGATGTGGCTGATAACTTCGTAAGTGCCACGGATGCTGAAGGAGGAAAACTAGTTGCTATTGATGTTAAGGTTATGGGAACAGTGAACTTAACTAAAGCAGGTAGTAATACTGTGACATATAGTTATACAGATAGTGTTGGCAATGTCCGTGAAGCGAATGCGATCATCATGGTTAAGACGAGTCAAGCTAGTTTAAAGGTTAAATCTAGTGAGATAATTGCTGGACCGAATGTTGAATGGACTAAAGCCAATAATTTTGTGAGTGCGACTGACGCTGCCGGTAATAGTTTAAAGGTTACTGATGTTAAGGTCGTGGGAACGGTCGATCCGACTAAAGCGGGCAGTAATACTGTGATGTATGGCTATACAGATAGTGCCGGAAATATGTATCAGCAAGTAGCAGTGATAATGGTAAAAGACAGCCAAGCTAGTCTAAATGCTAAATCCAGCGACTTAATCCTTGGTCCAAAGACGACCTGGGATGTGGCTGATAACTTCGTAAGCGCCACGGATGCTGAAGGAAACGAATTAAAAGTTATTAATGTTAAGACCATGGGAACCGTTGATCTAACCAAAGCAGGTAGTAATACTGTGACGTACAGTTATACAGATAGTGCCGGAAATATCTATGAAGCGGATGCAATCATTTTAGTCAAGGCCAGCCAAGCTAGTTTAAAGGTTAAACCTAGTGAGCTAATCCTTGGTCCAAAAACGACCTGGCATGTGGCTGATAACTTCGTAAGTGCCACTGATGCTGAAGGTAATGATTTAAAGATTACTGCTGTTAAAGTCGTGGGAACAGTGGACTTAACTCAAGTTGGTAGCAATACTGTGATGTATGTCTACACAGATAGTGCCGGAAATGTCTATCAGCAGGCAGCGGTGATTACGGTAAAAGATAGTCAAGCTAGTTTAAAGGCTAAATCTAGTGAATTAATTGCCGGTCCAAAGACGACCTGGGATGTTGCGGATAACTTTACAAGTGCGACTGATGCTGCTGGTAATGATTTGAATGTAAAGGCTATCAAGGTCACTGGTACCGCGAAACCAACGCAAGCTGGCAACTATACAATTATTTACAGTTATGAAGATAGTGCCGGTAATATACTTGAAAAGCAAATTGTTGTAGTTGTTAAGCGTTCTAAAATTAGTCTACATGTTATGAACAGCAACTTAATTATTGGTCCGAAGACGACTTGGGATACTGCGGATAACTTTGTAAGTGCGACTGACGCTGTCGGTAATAATTTAAACGTTATGGATGTTAAAGTCGTGGGAACGGTTGATCTAACTAAAGCAGGTAGTAATACTGTGACATACAGTTACACGGATAGTGTTGGCAACAGCCACGAAGCGTATGCGAACATCGTGGTTAAGGCAAGTCAAGCTAGCTTAAATGTTAAATCTAGTGAGTTAATTGCAGGACCCAAGACAGACTGGCGTGTGGCCGACAATTTTGTCAGTGCCACTGATGCTGAAGGAAATAAATTGGACGTTGCTGACGTCAAAACCATAGGAATTGTTGATCTAACTAAAGCAGGTAGTAATACTGTGACGTATAGTTACACAGATAGTGCTGGCAATGTTCGTGAAGCGTACGCGACTATCTTGGTTAAGAACAGCAAAGCTAGTTTATACGTTAAACCTAGCAACTTAATACTTGGACCAAAAATGACCTGGGATGCAACCGACAATTTTGTCAGTGCCACTGATGCTGAAGGTAATAAATTGAAAGCTACAGATGTTAAGGTCGTAGGAACGGTTGACTTAACCCAAGCCGGAAAGAATACTGTGACATACAGCTACACAGATAGTGTCGGCAATGTCCATGAAGCACATGCGACTATCTTGGTTAAGAACAGCAAAGCTAGTTTAAACGTTAAATCTAGCAACTTAATACTTGGGCCAAAAACGACGTGGTCTGCCGCCGATGATTTTGTAAGCGCTACAGATGATGAGGGGAATCAATTAAGAGTCACTGATGTGAAAGTTGATGGCTACGCCGATCTCACTAAGACTGGTTATTATCAAGTAACCTACAGTTATGTAGACGCTGCGGGTAATGAGTTTTATCAAACTGCGACAGTCGTTGTCAAGAAAACAAAAGCAGTCATTGATGCCCATAATGTGGCATTAGTTGCTGGTCCTAGTGCAAAATGGACGCCTGCTGATAGCTTTTCAACGGCTCAAGATGCCGATGGTAACACTTTGACACTTGATCAGTTGGCGGTTAATGGCGTTGTTGATCCAACAAAGGCGAATAATTATCCAGTGACTTATAGTTATACTGACGTTGCAGGTAATTTGATTGTGAAGTCAGTCATCATTGTGGTTAAAGCCACACAAGCGACTTTACAAGTTAAAGATAGTGATTTGATTGCTGGACCGAAGACAGCGTGGCATGCTGCGGATAACTTTGTGAGCGCTACTGACGCTGAAGGGAATCAGTTAGCTGTTATTAATGTTCAAGTTGCTGGTACAGTGAATACCGGCATACCAAATGATTATCAGATTCGGTACTATTTTGTGGATAGTTGTGGCAACGAACGGTCAAAAGAGATTACTGTGCATGTTGTTGCGACACAAGCAAAGGTCAATGTCGTTGGTAAGACAGTGATTGCAGGCCCAAGCACTCATTGGGAATCGCAGGATAACTTAGTCAGTGTCGTTACTGCGAATGGTCAGACAATCCAAGCTTCTGAGATAGTTTTAAAAGATAATGTCAATTTGATTATCGCTAAGAATGAATCTATTTTGGCAAGCTATTTACAAAAAAACGGCACGACTGTCGTTGTTTCTGGCAATGTTGACTTGACGACAGCTGGGCAATATCATATCAAGTATCTTTATACTGATCAGCAGGGAAACACAGTAACGACTAATGCCGTCATCACTGTTGTTACCAGTCAAGCAGATCTCCAAATTCAGGATAGCAAATTGTCAGTAGGTGAAACTTGGCAACCAGCTGACAATGTCTTGGTTGCTAAGGACAGCAATGGTCAGCCAGTGACAATGGCTCAACTAGCAGTCACTGGGGCGGTCAATATGGCTCAAGCTGGGGTCTATCCAGTAATGTATCGGTATACAGATGTCGCGGGAAACGTTTATACGGCCACAGCCAATATTACGGTTGTCGCGGCAATTCAGCCGGGTACGGGTAACGAGAATACTGGCAATTCGGGTACAGGAGCCGTCATTAAACCTGATCAGCCGGTGAAACCTGTTACTCCAACGAAACCGATTAAGCCAGTGATAAAGCCTAGTCAGAATGCAGTGACGGCTAATCAAAAAGTGACTAATCCAGTGACGAAGCCGAGAGCCGTCTCAACGGTAATGAAACCGTTGGCTGCAACTACCGCAATTAATGGCAAGCCAGTTTCACTTTCAAAGGCGGGAATCACTTTACCGCAGACCAATGAAGTGACTACTAAATCTAAGCAAAGGTTCGGTGTGGTCTTGTTAGCCTTGAGCGGTTTAACGGGATTGGTTGGCATCGGTCGGAAACGGCGTCATAATTAG
- a CDS encoding Zn-Finger Containing protein, which produces MKPNSKFLQRLQRFMVGRYGQNDTLNKFLNNLAFILIVVSFFPKVTWLALVALLLLVLSYWRLFSKKIYTQVAINRGFQHVWFPLVRPFTRLGYQIKQHWQYRFFHCSACHQRIRIPRHHGHVRITCPNCGHQFDART; this is translated from the coding sequence TTGAAACCAAATTCTAAATTTTTACAACGTCTACAACGGTTCATGGTTGGTCGTTACGGGCAAAATGATACGCTAAACAAGTTTTTAAATAACCTAGCTTTTATTTTAATTGTGGTTAGTTTTTTCCCAAAGGTTACTTGGCTCGCTTTAGTCGCCCTATTACTGTTAGTACTGAGCTATTGGCGACTCTTTTCAAAAAAGATCTATACGCAAGTTGCGATTAATCGTGGCTTTCAGCACGTTTGGTTCCCACTGGTACGACCGTTTACGCGTTTAGGTTACCAGATCAAACAACATTGGCAGTATCGTTTCTTCCATTGTTCTGCGTGTCATCAGCGCATCCGGATTCCGCGGCATCATGGTCACGTGCGAATTACTTGTCCCAACTGTGGTCATCAATTTGACGCCCGAACTTAA